From the Sebastes fasciatus isolate fSebFas1 chromosome 3, fSebFas1.pri, whole genome shotgun sequence genome, one window contains:
- the arfip1 gene encoding arfaptin-1 isoform X4, producing MTEESHRSSAAEIPVTSNGDLDQSPETVFQRDSYPSVPGALNLSESCVTSSNFASATEGIIESGPFTGSASLPSSPSPVAPSSAVASRLARSFSDSQVEQGGMNAQQQSGAVVLSDDLKSPAMEKLDLVRKWSINTYKCTRQILSEKLGRGSRTVDLELEAQIEVLRDNKRKYQNVIKLAQTLASQLSQVMTTQRQLGDAFADLSLKSPELHEEFGYNADTQKLLSKNGETLLGAINFFICSVNTLVDKTIEDTLINIKQYEFARVEYDAYRTDLEELNLGPRDATTMPKIENSQQQFQIHREKYERMRNDVSVKLKFLEENKVKVLHNQLILFHNAIAAYYAGNQQQLEQTLKQFHIKLKMPGGDSPSWLEEH from the exons GACTCTTACCCCAGTGTCCCCGGGGCCCTAAACCTTTCAGAGTCCTGTGTCACCTCCAGCAACTTTGCTTCAGCAACAGAAGGCATCATTGAATCAGGACCATTCACAG GGTCAGCAAGCCTGCCTTCATCTCCATCACCTGTAGCTCCCAGCTCAGCTGTCGCAAGCCGCCTGGCGCGCTCTTTCAGCGATAGTCAGGTTGAGCAAG GCGGGATGAACGCACAGCAACAAAGCGGAGCGGTGGTCCTTTCGGATGACTTAAAGAGCCCCGCCATGGAGAAACTGGACCTAGTGAGAAAGTGGAGCATCAACACATATAAA TGCACCAGGCAGATCCTGTCAGAGAAACTGGGTCGGGGCTCGAGGACCGTGGACCTGGAGCTGGAGGCTCAAATCGAAGTCCTCCGTGACAACAAGAGAAAGTACCAGAATGTCATCAAGCTGGCTCAGACGCTGGCCAGTCAGCTGTCCCAGGTCATGACGACACAGAGGCAGCTGGGCGACGCCTTCGCCGACCTCAGCCTCAAGTCACCAGAACTGCAT GAGGAGTTTGGTTACAACGCTGACACCCAAAAGCTTTTGTCCAAAAATGGGGAGACGCTGCTGGGCGCCATCAACTTTTTCATCTGCAGCGTGAACACACTCGTGGACAAAACAATCGAAGACACCCTGATTAATATCAAACAGTATGAATTTGCCAG GGTTGAGTATGACGCGTACCGTACAGATCTGGAGGAGTTGAATCTGGGGCCACGTGACGCCACCACCATGCCCAAGATCGAAAACTCCCAGCAGCAGTTCCAGATCCACCGCGAGAAGTACGAGAGGATGCGAAACGATGTCTCCGTCAAGCTGAAGTTCCTGGAAGAGAACAAG GTGAAGGTATTGCACAACCAGCTCATCCTGTTCCACAACGCCATAGCTGCGTACTACGCTGGAAACCAACAGCAGCTGGAACAGACACTCAAGCAGTTCCACATCAAGTTGAAAATGCCAGGTGGGGACAGTCCATCTTGGCTGGAAGAGCACTAA
- the arfip1 gene encoding arfaptin-1 isoform X5 → MTEESHRSSAAEIPVTSNGDLDQSPETVFQRDSYPSVPGALNLSESCVTSSNFASATEGIIESGPFTGGMNAQQQSGAVVLSDDLKSPAMEKLDLVRKWSINTYKCTRQILSEKLGRGSRTVDLELEAQIEVLRDNKRKYQNVIKLAQTLASQLSQVMTTQRQLGDAFADLSLKSPELHEEFGYNADTQKLLSKNGETLLGAINFFICSVNTLVDKTIEDTLINIKQYEFARVEYDAYRTDLEELNLGPRDATTMPKIENSQQQFQIHREKYERMRNDVSVKLKFLEENKVKVLHNQLILFHNAIAAYYAGNQQQLEQTLKQFHIKLKMPGGDSPSWLEEH, encoded by the exons GACTCTTACCCCAGTGTCCCCGGGGCCCTAAACCTTTCAGAGTCCTGTGTCACCTCCAGCAACTTTGCTTCAGCAACAGAAGGCATCATTGAATCAGGACCATTCACAG GCGGGATGAACGCACAGCAACAAAGCGGAGCGGTGGTCCTTTCGGATGACTTAAAGAGCCCCGCCATGGAGAAACTGGACCTAGTGAGAAAGTGGAGCATCAACACATATAAA TGCACCAGGCAGATCCTGTCAGAGAAACTGGGTCGGGGCTCGAGGACCGTGGACCTGGAGCTGGAGGCTCAAATCGAAGTCCTCCGTGACAACAAGAGAAAGTACCAGAATGTCATCAAGCTGGCTCAGACGCTGGCCAGTCAGCTGTCCCAGGTCATGACGACACAGAGGCAGCTGGGCGACGCCTTCGCCGACCTCAGCCTCAAGTCACCAGAACTGCAT GAGGAGTTTGGTTACAACGCTGACACCCAAAAGCTTTTGTCCAAAAATGGGGAGACGCTGCTGGGCGCCATCAACTTTTTCATCTGCAGCGTGAACACACTCGTGGACAAAACAATCGAAGACACCCTGATTAATATCAAACAGTATGAATTTGCCAG GGTTGAGTATGACGCGTACCGTACAGATCTGGAGGAGTTGAATCTGGGGCCACGTGACGCCACCACCATGCCCAAGATCGAAAACTCCCAGCAGCAGTTCCAGATCCACCGCGAGAAGTACGAGAGGATGCGAAACGATGTCTCCGTCAAGCTGAAGTTCCTGGAAGAGAACAAG GTGAAGGTATTGCACAACCAGCTCATCCTGTTCCACAACGCCATAGCTGCGTACTACGCTGGAAACCAACAGCAGCTGGAACAGACACTCAAGCAGTTCCACATCAAGTTGAAAATGCCAGGTGGGGACAGTCCATCTTGGCTGGAAGAGCACTAA